A window of Rhododendron vialii isolate Sample 1 chromosome 13a, ASM3025357v1 contains these coding sequences:
- the LOC131312957 gene encoding putative germin-like protein 2-1, with product MASHVLLLGLLAVSCSIALTSAESPLQDFCVADLTSTVVVNGFVCIDPSLVDANNFLFSGLQIKGNTTNALGSAVSLVTVSQLPGLNTLGIAMARIDYARGGVIPPHTHPRATEIFTVIKGTIDVGFVTSANILLTKVLNEGDVYVFPQGLVHYQRNVGHGHAVAIVGLSSENPGLIVIPNNLFGSKPAIPTDVLEKSFQVSKTVVEGIESKL from the exons ATGGCTTCTCATGTTCTTTTGCTAGGGCTCTTGGCTGTAAGTTGTTCCATTGCCCTAACATCTGCTGAAAGCCCTCTTCAAGACTTCTGTGTTGCAGATCTTACGAGCACCG TTGTAGTGAATGGCTTTGTTTGCATAGACCCGAGTCTCGTAGATGCAAACAATTTCTTATTCAGCGGGTTGCAAATAAAAGGGAACACAACGAATGCACTTGGATCAGCGGTTTCACTAGTAACAGTTTCGCAATTGCCCGGACTTAATACACTTGGCATCGCCATGGCCCGTATTGACTATGCACGGGGGGGCGTCATCCCTCCCCATACACATCCACGAGCCACTGAAATCTTTACTGTTATCAAAGGCACTATCGATGTCGGGTTTGTCACCTCGGCAAATATTCTCCTAACTAAGGTACTTAATGAGGGCGATGTGTACGTGTTTCCCCAGGGTCTAGTGCACTATCAGCGTAATGTTGGCCATGGTCATGCAGTTGCTATCGTAGGCTTAAGTAGCGAAAATCCCGGTCTGATTGTCATTCCTAATAATTTGTTTGGGTCGAAACCAGCAATCCCTACTGATGTTCTCGAAAAGTCATTCCAAGTGAGTAAGACTGTAGTTGAGGGTATCGAGTCTAAGCTCTGA